A genomic segment from Streptomyces sp. NBC_01233 encodes:
- a CDS encoding S-(hydroxymethyl)mycothiol dehydrogenase, whose protein sequence is MTHRVRGVIARSKGAPVETTTILVPDPGPGEALVRVQACGVCHTDLHYREGGINDEFPFLLGHEAAGIVESVGPDVTSVTPGDFVVLNWRAVCGTCRACKRGRPWYCFATHNATQSMTLEDGTPLSPALGIGAFAEKTLVAAGQCTKVDPAAAPAAAGLLGCGVMAGLGAALNTGNVGRGDSVAVIGCGGVGNAAVAGARLAGASKIIAVDLDDRKLEWARGLGATHTVNGRTEDVVKAVQGLTEGNGADVVIDAVGRPETYRQAFYARDLAGTVVLVGVPTPEMKLELPLLDVFGRGGALKSSWYGDCLPERDFPLLIDLYLQGRLDLDAFVSETIPLDGVEDAFARMERGEVLRSVVEF, encoded by the coding sequence GTGACGCATCGCGTACGAGGGGTCATCGCCCGGAGCAAGGGCGCACCGGTGGAGACGACGACGATCCTCGTGCCCGACCCGGGACCCGGCGAGGCGCTCGTCAGGGTCCAGGCCTGCGGGGTCTGCCACACCGACCTCCACTACCGCGAGGGCGGGATCAACGACGAGTTCCCGTTCCTGCTCGGCCACGAGGCCGCCGGGATCGTCGAATCCGTCGGCCCGGACGTCACCTCCGTGACCCCCGGAGACTTCGTCGTCCTCAACTGGCGCGCGGTGTGCGGCACCTGCCGCGCCTGCAAGCGCGGGCGGCCCTGGTACTGCTTCGCCACGCACAACGCCACCCAGTCCATGACCCTGGAGGACGGCACTCCGCTGTCCCCGGCCCTGGGCATCGGCGCCTTCGCCGAGAAGACCCTGGTGGCGGCCGGCCAGTGCACGAAGGTGGACCCGGCCGCGGCCCCCGCCGCCGCCGGACTCCTCGGCTGCGGGGTGATGGCCGGCCTCGGCGCCGCCCTGAACACCGGCAACGTCGGCCGGGGCGACTCCGTCGCCGTCATCGGCTGCGGGGGAGTGGGCAACGCGGCCGTGGCCGGTGCCCGGCTCGCGGGCGCATCGAAGATCATCGCGGTGGACCTGGACGACCGGAAGCTGGAGTGGGCCCGCGGCCTGGGCGCAACCCACACCGTCAACGGCCGCACGGAGGACGTGGTCAAGGCCGTCCAGGGCCTGACCGAAGGCAACGGCGCGGACGTGGTCATCGACGCCGTGGGCCGCCCCGAGACCTACCGGCAGGCCTTCTACGCGCGCGACCTCGCCGGGACGGTGGTCCTGGTCGGCGTGCCGACCCCGGAGATGAAGCTCGAACTCCCGCTCCTCGACGTCTTCGGCCGCGGCGGCGCCCTCAAGTCCTCCTGGTACGGGGACTGTCTGCCCGAGCGCGACTTCCCGCTGCTCATCGACCTCTACCTGCAGGGCCGGCTCGACCTGGACGCCTTCGTCTCCGAGACCATCCCGCTCGACGGGGTCGAGGACGCCTTCGCCCGGATGGAACGCGGCGAGGTGCTCCGCTCGGTCGTCGAGTTCTGA
- a CDS encoding LysR family transcriptional regulator — protein MLDVRRLRLLRELARRGTIAAVAEALAFSPSAVSQQLGVLEREAGLPLLERTGRRVRLTPAGENLVRHAEAILERLEQADADLARARGGLAGALRIGAFPTATRAIVPAALAALARHHPALEPMVSETDPAAVAHALRAGDLDVALVHEYDFVPAPQEPGLATEPLFAEAMYLAAPAGETPEPSEGHDQGAALRTHAREPWITATPGTLCHAMTVRACQAAGFTPRVRHQVDEFATVLALVAAGQGVALVPQLGVTGPADPAVRLTRLPVRRRTGLAFRSGAGAHPAVAAFGAALRAAVPPDLVGSRAET, from the coding sequence ATGCTCGATGTACGACGCCTGCGCCTGCTGCGCGAACTCGCCCGCCGCGGCACCATCGCCGCCGTGGCCGAAGCCCTCGCTTTCAGCCCTTCGGCCGTCTCCCAGCAGCTCGGCGTGCTGGAACGGGAGGCCGGCCTGCCGCTGCTGGAGCGCACCGGCCGCCGGGTGAGGCTCACCCCGGCGGGGGAGAACCTGGTCCGGCACGCCGAGGCCATCCTCGAACGGCTCGAACAGGCCGACGCCGACCTCGCCCGGGCACGCGGCGGCCTGGCCGGAGCCCTGCGGATCGGCGCCTTCCCCACCGCCACGCGCGCCATCGTCCCGGCCGCCCTGGCCGCCCTCGCCCGGCACCACCCCGCCCTGGAGCCGATGGTCTCCGAGACCGACCCGGCGGCGGTGGCGCACGCCCTGCGGGCGGGCGACCTGGACGTGGCCCTGGTCCACGAGTACGACTTCGTCCCCGCCCCGCAGGAGCCGGGCCTGGCCACCGAGCCCCTCTTCGCCGAGGCGATGTACCTGGCCGCACCCGCCGGGGAGACACCCGAGCCGTCCGAGGGGCACGACCAGGGCGCGGCCCTGCGCACCCACGCGCGGGAGCCCTGGATCACCGCCACGCCCGGCACCCTCTGCCACGCCATGACCGTACGGGCCTGCCAGGCCGCCGGTTTCACGCCGAGGGTCCGCCACCAGGTCGACGAGTTCGCCACCGTGCTCGCGCTGGTCGCGGCCGGCCAGGGCGTGGCCCTCGTACCGCAGCTCGGGGTCACCGGCCCCGCGGATCCGGCCGTGCGCCTCACCCGTCTGCCCGTGCGGCGCCGTACCGGCCTCGCCTTCCGCAGCGGGGCCGGCGCCCATCCCGCCGTGGCCGCCTTCGGCGCGGCGCTCCGGGCCGCCGTACCGCCGGATCTGGTCGGGTCGCGCGCCGAAACGTGA
- a CDS encoding alpha/beta fold hydrolase, giving the protein MAHSYRQPGTVLTDHRFTVPLDHARPDGERIELYGREVAATGKDPETLPWLLYLEGGPGFGARRFIGRQAWLERALTEYRVLLLDQRGTGRSTPVNRQTLPLRGTPAQQAEYLSHFRSDSIVRDAETIRPGLTGGAPWTVLGQSFGGFCTTHYLSTAPEGLSAALITGGLPSLTATADEVYEAAFPRIERKNLAHYARYPMDVERARRIAAHLAEHPAELPGGHRLTVEGFQSLGILLGGGDGSHQLHYLLEDAFVPTPVGPALSDAFLEGARALLSFAGHPLYALVHEAIYAQDPATPTAWAAERVRAGHPRFDAAKALAGDEPVLFTGETIHPWHFTTDPALAPLRETAELLAARTGWQPLYDPARLAANEVPVAAAVYHDDMYVDTAHSLQTARSIRGLRTWVTDEFEHDGVRAGGPRVLDRLLSLVRDEA; this is encoded by the coding sequence ATCGCCCACAGCTACCGCCAGCCCGGCACGGTCCTCACCGACCACCGGTTCACCGTCCCCCTGGACCACGCCCGTCCGGACGGGGAGCGGATCGAGCTGTACGGCCGCGAGGTCGCGGCCACCGGCAAGGACCCCGAGACACTCCCGTGGCTGCTGTACCTGGAGGGCGGCCCGGGCTTCGGCGCCCGCCGGTTCATCGGCCGCCAGGCCTGGCTGGAGAGGGCCCTGACGGAGTACCGGGTCCTGCTGCTCGACCAGCGCGGAACCGGCCGGTCCACCCCGGTGAACCGGCAGACCCTGCCCCTGCGCGGCACCCCCGCCCAGCAGGCGGAGTACCTCTCCCACTTCCGCTCCGACTCCATCGTGCGCGACGCCGAGACCATTCGCCCCGGCCTGACCGGCGGCGCCCCCTGGACCGTGCTCGGCCAGAGCTTCGGCGGTTTCTGCACCACCCACTACCTCTCCACCGCGCCCGAGGGCCTCAGTGCCGCGCTGATCACGGGCGGCCTGCCGTCGCTGACCGCCACCGCCGACGAGGTGTACGAGGCCGCGTTCCCCCGCATCGAGCGCAAGAACCTGGCCCACTACGCCCGCTACCCGATGGACGTCGAGCGCGCCCGCCGGATCGCCGCCCACCTCGCGGAGCACCCGGCCGAACTCCCCGGCGGCCACCGCCTCACCGTCGAGGGCTTCCAGTCCCTCGGCATCCTCCTCGGCGGCGGCGACGGCAGCCACCAGCTCCACTACCTGCTGGAGGACGCCTTCGTGCCGACCCCGGTAGGCCCGGCCCTCTCCGACGCCTTCCTGGAGGGCGCCCGCGCCCTGCTCTCCTTCGCCGGTCACCCCCTCTACGCGCTGGTCCACGAGGCGATCTACGCCCAGGACCCGGCCACACCCACCGCATGGGCCGCCGAGCGGGTCCGCGCGGGGCACCCCCGTTTCGACGCGGCCAAGGCCCTCGCGGGCGACGAGCCGGTGCTCTTCACCGGCGAGACCATCCACCCCTGGCACTTCACCACCGACCCGGCCCTCGCCCCGCTGCGCGAGACCGCGGAACTCCTGGCCGCCCGCACCGGCTGGCAGCCGCTCTACGACCCGGCGCGCCTGGCCGCCAACGAGGTGCCGGTGGCCGCCGCCGTCTACCACGACGACATGTACGTGGACACCGCGCACTCGCTGCAGACGGCCCGCTCCATCCGGGGCCTGCGGACCTGGGTGACGGACGAGTTCGAGCACGACGGCGTCCGCGCGGGCGGCCCCCGCGTCCTGGACCGGCTGCTGTCCCTCGTGCGCGACGAGGCCTGA
- a CDS encoding enoyl-CoA hydratase/isomerase family protein → MIDTISTEIAEGEERIRLEVADGLAVLTLCRPDKLNGWSWESTRQLGLLADRIRFDASVRAVLLRAEGRAFCAGIDVSAPGGGITGGSAAERTRNYYEGIRWVHERFAVLARLPQPVVAAVQGYCLGFGFELALMADVRVAAEDAVFALPEARLGVAVDAGGDLRIAREAGAGWAKYLALTGRRVDAATAQRLNLVQLVVPGEDLDTASRAVAREIAANAPLAVQGIKRAIDGYADAALPAALDRVAMTAALTLTSQDCREGYTAKAARRPPRFSGG, encoded by the coding sequence GTGATCGACACCATCTCCACGGAGATCGCGGAGGGTGAGGAGCGGATCCGGCTGGAGGTAGCGGACGGCCTCGCGGTCCTCACCCTGTGCCGCCCGGACAAGCTCAACGGCTGGAGCTGGGAGTCCACCCGCCAGCTCGGCCTGCTCGCGGACCGGATCCGCTTCGACGCGTCCGTCCGGGCGGTGCTGCTGAGGGCCGAGGGCCGGGCCTTCTGCGCGGGCATCGACGTGAGCGCCCCCGGCGGCGGCATCACGGGCGGATCCGCCGCCGAGCGCACCCGCAACTACTACGAGGGCATCCGCTGGGTCCACGAGCGCTTCGCGGTCCTCGCCCGCCTCCCGCAGCCGGTGGTGGCCGCCGTCCAGGGCTACTGCCTCGGCTTCGGCTTCGAGCTGGCGCTGATGGCCGATGTCCGGGTGGCGGCCGAGGACGCCGTCTTCGCCCTGCCGGAAGCCCGGTTGGGCGTGGCGGTGGACGCGGGCGGCGACCTCCGCATCGCCCGCGAGGCGGGCGCGGGCTGGGCCAAGTACCTGGCCCTGACGGGCCGCCGCGTCGACGCCGCCACGGCGCAGCGACTCAACCTGGTCCAGCTGGTCGTCCCCGGCGAGGACCTGGACACCGCCTCCCGCGCCGTGGCGCGGGAGATCGCCGCGAACGCGCCCCTCGCGGTCCAGGGCATCAAGCGGGCGATCGACGGCTACGCCGACGCCGCCCTTCCCGCGGCCCTCGACCGGGTGGCGATGACCGCGGCCCTCACCCTCACCTCGCAGGACTGCCGGGAGGGCTACACGGCCAAGGCGGCCCGCCGGCCCCCGCGCTTCAGCGGAGGCTGA
- a CDS encoding MBL fold metallo-hydrolase, translated as MNRHGQVVALLDATGIFFEPVRTAFPGADEAAWARAALLDPGAAGPDGAWRLDFRCFAIARPGGRWVLVDAGVGPARSPAAAWAPVPGRLPDALTAAGIAPADVEAVVLTHLHEDHAGWTSGADGEPFFPDARYVVQRAEVAALDRTDPVWDWTVAPLLASGRLHEVDGNHRLAPGITLLPTPGHTPGHQSVLVDQGAGARDVVVTGDVLVHAVQLGDPSVPYSHERDRETARASREALLARARERGALLATAHLTHAFVEPPGDAPPDRPC; from the coding sequence ATGAACCGTCATGGACAGGTGGTGGCGCTGCTCGACGCCACGGGGATCTTCTTCGAGCCGGTTCGCACCGCCTTCCCCGGCGCGGACGAGGCCGCGTGGGCCCGGGCCGCACTGCTGGATCCGGGCGCGGCCGGACCGGACGGGGCGTGGAGGCTGGACTTCCGGTGCTTCGCGATCGCCCGGCCCGGCGGCCGCTGGGTGCTGGTGGACGCCGGGGTCGGGCCGGCCCGGTCCCCCGCCGCCGCGTGGGCGCCGGTGCCGGGGCGGCTGCCGGACGCCCTCACGGCGGCCGGCATCGCCCCGGCCGACGTGGAGGCGGTGGTCCTGACCCACCTTCACGAGGACCACGCGGGCTGGACGTCGGGGGCCGACGGCGAGCCGTTCTTCCCGGATGCCCGGTACGTCGTCCAGCGCGCCGAGGTGGCCGCGCTGGACCGGACGGATCCGGTGTGGGACTGGACGGTGGCGCCGCTGCTGGCGAGCGGCCGGCTGCACGAGGTGGACGGGAACCACCGGTTGGCCCCCGGCATCACCCTGCTCCCGACGCCCGGGCACACCCCCGGTCACCAGTCGGTGCTGGTGGATCAGGGCGCCGGGGCCCGGGACGTGGTGGTCACCGGGGACGTGCTGGTGCACGCGGTGCAGCTGGGCGACCCGTCGGTGCCGTACTCCCACGAGCGCGACCGGGAAACCGCCCGGGCCTCGCGCGAGGCCCTGCTGGCGCGGGCCCGGGAGCGCGGCGCCCTGCTGGCCACCGCGCACCTGACCCACGCGTTCGTGGAGCCGCCCGGGGACGCGCCGCCGGACCGGCCCTGCTGA
- a CDS encoding PIG-L deacetylase family protein — translation MTEQPDQQPALQPMPTDWTRALAVVAHPDDLEYGCAAAIADWTDGGREVVYLLATRGEAGIDSIAPADCGPLREAEQRASAAVVGVSEVEFLDYRDGVVEYGLDLRRDIAAAVRRHRPELIVTLNHRDTWGGAQGGGYWNTPDHKAVGRAVLDAAGDAGNRWIFPELIEQGLEPWNGVRWVAVAGSTTPTHAADAGPGLERSVKSLLEHKAYIEVLTDQDPEEYVRTFLTGNAQQAAARFGGRPAVPFEVFPR, via the coding sequence ATGACCGAACAACCTGATCAGCAGCCCGCCTTGCAGCCCATGCCCACCGACTGGACGCGCGCGCTCGCGGTGGTCGCGCACCCCGACGACCTGGAGTACGGGTGCGCGGCGGCCATCGCGGACTGGACGGACGGGGGCCGGGAAGTCGTCTACCTCCTCGCCACGCGCGGCGAGGCGGGCATCGACAGCATCGCCCCCGCCGACTGCGGTCCGCTGCGGGAGGCGGAGCAGCGGGCCAGCGCCGCGGTCGTCGGCGTGTCCGAGGTGGAGTTCCTGGACTACCGCGACGGCGTCGTCGAGTACGGCCTCGACCTGCGAAGGGACATCGCCGCGGCCGTCCGGCGGCACCGGCCCGAGCTGATCGTCACCCTCAACCACCGTGACACGTGGGGCGGCGCGCAGGGCGGCGGCTACTGGAACACCCCCGACCACAAAGCCGTCGGCCGGGCCGTCTTGGACGCGGCCGGGGACGCCGGGAACCGCTGGATCTTCCCCGAGCTCATCGAGCAGGGCCTGGAGCCCTGGAACGGCGTGCGCTGGGTCGCGGTGGCCGGATCCACCACGCCGACGCACGCGGCCGACGCCGGTCCCGGGCTGGAGCGTTCGGTGAAGTCGCTGCTGGAGCACAAGGCGTACATCGAGGTGCTCACGGACCAGGACCCGGAGGAGTACGTCCGTACCTTCCTCACCGGGAACGCCCAGCAGGCGGCGGCCCGCTTCGGCGGCCGTCCGGCCGTGCCGTTCGAGGTCTTCCCCCGCTGA